The Flavobacterium sp. HJ-32-4 genome contains a region encoding:
- a CDS encoding T9SS type A sorting domain-containing protein: MNRKILAFLLFGVVAGTAAQTPLRREEFINSGALSANISCGIGEIVIMPSVSSPRKNNDVTTDSKFTVYPNPFSDSVTLQSSYPLKRINIVSLDGRLLLSFPFENGKKIPLGQLSPGTYLLITDRPETKTIKLIKP; the protein is encoded by the coding sequence ATGAACAGAAAAATACTCGCCTTCTTACTCTTCGGTGTAGTCGCGGGCACCGCAGCACAAACACCCTTGCGAAGGGAAGAGTTCATTAATTCCGGCGCCCTGTCAGCTAATATCTCGTGTGGTATTGGCGAGATTGTGATTATGCCTTCGGTTTCCTCGCCGCGAAAGAATAACGATGTCACAACCGATTCGAAATTCACCGTATACCCCAACCCATTTTCAGACTCGGTCACGCTTCAGTCTTCTTATCCCCTAAAGCGAATCAACATCGTGAGCCTGGATGGCCGCTTGTTGCTGTCCTTTCCCTTTGAAAATGGAAAAAAAATCCCGTTGGGCCAACTCAGCCCCGGCACGTACCTACTGATAACCGATCGTCCCGAAACCAAAACCATCAAACTAATCAAGCCGTAA
- a CDS encoding bacteriorhodopsin-like, protein MIHLTTIPMTVSKLLPTDYIGFTFFVGCMAMMAASAFFFLSLNQFDKKWRTSVLVSGLITFIAAVHYYYMRDYWAAFQESPTFFRYVDWILTVPLMCLEFYLILKVAGAKQGLLWKMIFYSVIMLITGYFGEAVDPANAWLWGLVSGIAYFAIVYEIWLGSASKLAQAAGGNVLAAHKILCWFVLVGWAIYPLGYMLGTDGWYTGILGKGNVDVAYNIADAINKIGFGLVIYTLAVKSQKD, encoded by the coding sequence ATGATTCATTTAACAACTATTCCGATGACCGTGTCGAAACTGCTACCAACAGATTACATCGGATTCACCTTTTTTGTAGGGTGCATGGCCATGATGGCGGCATCCGCTTTCTTTTTCCTGTCTCTTAACCAATTCGATAAGAAGTGGCGCACTTCGGTTTTGGTTTCGGGATTGATTACGTTTATTGCTGCCGTTCACTATTATTACATGCGCGATTACTGGGCCGCGTTCCAGGAATCGCCCACGTTCTTCCGCTATGTCGACTGGATCCTGACCGTGCCGTTGATGTGCCTTGAGTTCTACCTCATCCTGAAAGTGGCCGGCGCCAAGCAGGGCTTGTTGTGGAAAATGATCTTCTATTCGGTCATCATGCTCATCACCGGCTATTTCGGAGAAGCAGTGGATCCGGCAAATGCCTGGCTATGGGGCCTCGTTTCGGGTATCGCGTATTTTGCCATCGTGTATGAAATCTGGCTCGGCTCAGCCTCTAAACTCGCACAGGCCGCAGGTGGTAACGTATTGGCCGCGCACAAAATCCTGTGCTGGTTCGTACTCGTGGGATGGGCCATCTACCCACTCGGCTACATGCTCGGCACCGACGGCTGGTATACCGGTATCCTCGGAAAAGGGAATGTGGATGTAGCGTATAACATCGCCGACGCCATCAACAAAATCGGGTTTGGCCTGGTGATCTACACCCTCGCGGTCAAATCGCAGAAAGACTAA
- a CDS encoding Brp/Blh family beta-carotene 15,15'-dioxygenase yields the protein MPKYARFALVASFVGLWIDSFLSHAVQAVLGFALIFTFGILHGANDLQLIRHTDASLPTRNRRRMWVYYVAFVVATAVLFYLMPRVALVLFIVSSGYHFGEQHVSKHLGNSVHKGLRKVFFTLYGLLVLFLVFYFHKEEVQQIVLGITNDFVPLAFFGWGLALVGMGVALLGITISLRDAVFRSVWVRELFYLGVFAVLFKVSGLIWGFALYFILWHSIPSLLDQLRFLYGRAGVGEGKQYLKNALPYWGMALAGLFISYLLLQDELVFEPLFFSFLAAITFPHVWVILRMSEGRS from the coding sequence ATGCCGAAATACGCCCGTTTTGCACTTGTTGCCAGCTTCGTCGGACTGTGGATTGATTCCTTCCTGTCGCATGCGGTTCAGGCGGTATTGGGGTTTGCGTTAATTTTCACCTTCGGGATCCTCCACGGGGCGAATGACCTGCAACTCATCCGGCACACCGATGCTTCCCTACCGACACGTAATCGCCGGCGAATGTGGGTCTATTATGTGGCGTTTGTGGTGGCGACGGCCGTACTTTTTTACCTGATGCCCCGGGTGGCGTTGGTTTTGTTCATTGTCTCAAGCGGCTATCACTTCGGCGAACAGCATGTATCGAAACACTTGGGCAACAGCGTACATAAAGGACTTCGCAAGGTGTTTTTTACGCTCTATGGGCTATTGGTGCTGTTCCTGGTTTTCTATTTCCACAAGGAAGAGGTGCAACAGATTGTGCTGGGGATTACAAACGACTTCGTTCCGTTGGCGTTTTTTGGATGGGGTTTGGCGTTGGTAGGTATGGGGGTTGCGCTATTGGGCATAACCATAAGCCTCCGCGACGCGGTGTTCCGGTCGGTGTGGGTGCGGGAACTGTTCTACCTGGGCGTGTTCGCCGTTTTATTTAAAGTATCCGGACTCATCTGGGGCTTTGCCCTGTATTTCATTTTATGGCACAGCATACCATCCCTGCTCGACCAACTTCGCTTTCTATACGGCCGGGCCGGGGTGGGGGAAGGGAAGCAGTATTTGAAAAACGCGCTCCCGTATTGGGGGATGGCGTTGGCCGGACTTTTCATATCCTACCTGTTGCTGCAGGACGAGTTGGTATTCGAACCGTTGTTTTTCTCGTTCCTGGCGGCGATTACGTTTCCGCACGTTTGGGTGATTTTGCGGATGTCGGAGGGGAGAAGTTGA
- a CDS encoding zinc ribbon domain-containing protein YjdM has protein sequence MENTTCPVCQSPYAYPMDSLMVCPECGHEWNPDDVPQADAANEVRDANGNLLQDGDSVVTIKTLPVKGSAQSIKAGTKVRNIRLVPGSDHNIDCRIDGFGAMALKSEFVKKA, from the coding sequence ATGGAAAATACCACCTGCCCCGTTTGTCAGTCTCCTTACGCCTATCCGATGGACAGCCTCATGGTGTGCCCGGAATGCGGACACGAGTGGAACCCCGATGACGTACCACAGGCAGACGCCGCCAACGAGGTGCGCGATGCCAACGGAAACCTGCTGCAGGACGGGGACTCAGTGGTCACCATCAAAACACTTCCGGTGAAAGGATCGGCCCAAAGCATCAAGGCGGGCACGAAAGTGCGTAATATCCGCCTCGTTCCGGGAAGCGACCATAACATCGACTGCCGCATCGACGGTTTTGGGGCCATGGCGCTCAAATCGGAGTTTGTGAAGAAAGCGTGA
- a CDS encoding AsmA-like C-terminal region-containing protein: MKKRPSRRSFKILKWIGIGLGSVLLLMFLLPILFPGKIAQEVKDFANRKLTGELNFSEARLSFFDHFPSLTVTLDDFSLKGSAPFQKDTLAAADRIGFGINLSQLLFNGRVAIDEIYVDDADIQVKVNEKGEANYNVYIADAPQPADTVSSASLRLDKIRISRCRLRYDDRSTRIRVAANDFNYLGKGDLDKAVFDLETEAEIGSLDFSYDGESYMAQKNVRAELTTRINTNALTFALQRNDLRINELPINFKGVVNILKSGYYIDIAATSNGSDLEDLFTALPPAYTAWLDQSKVEGRIDLMLALKGRYDASTNRSPTLKFHTRITDGFIQYKEAPLAASDIQLNLDAALPSLDPEDFYLKLSPFSFKLGNDQFRSTVELKKLGETSVKAQMKGGVDLAALNRALGVSLVDVKGKLDVNIQSNGTYSAARHLFPTTTGRFNWTNGYLKTAYYPEPVSDLNLNVTATNQNGRYADTKIAIRPASFTFAGHPFRVEASFSNLDDVTYDLSAKGTLDIGRLYRVFRQKGLDVDGRIAADVRLKGTQSDATKGRYNRLNNRGTLTVERIDTRMEGLPKTLRIEKGVFAFNREKMQFNTFVARYGQSDFTLNGQLTNAINYFFEEKATLHGAFRMESDLLDLNEFRAPVTTASPTPQAGEATATVAGVALVPTNLDVSLTANAKQVLFDTFKLSDVKGTVGVSGGKVTLNGAQLGIAGATLQLDGSYDDLTPQSAAFDLRFRARDFDIHRAYDEIPMFREMATSAGSAQGIVSVDYNLKGQLGPDMSPIYPSLEGGGTVSLKKIKVKGLRLFNGLSRKTISAIDDPDLSKVDIKTRIRRNVITIERTKMKIALCRLRIEGKTNFDGKLALRIRVGLPPFGLIGVPVAVTGTHTAPKFKVFSKKTEEIEEESQSQSQSQK, from the coding sequence ATGAAAAAGCGCCCGTCACGCCGTAGTTTCAAGATTTTGAAGTGGATAGGTATCGGATTGGGGTCCGTCCTGCTCCTGATGTTCCTCTTACCTATACTGTTCCCGGGCAAAATCGCCCAGGAAGTGAAAGACTTCGCCAACCGTAAACTCACCGGCGAGCTCAACTTTTCCGAAGCGCGGCTGTCGTTTTTCGACCACTTTCCTTCGCTTACCGTCACCCTCGATGATTTTTCCCTCAAAGGATCCGCGCCCTTTCAAAAAGACACCCTGGCCGCCGCCGACCGCATCGGTTTCGGCATCAACCTGTCGCAACTACTGTTTAACGGACGCGTTGCCATCGATGAAATCTACGTAGACGATGCCGACATACAGGTGAAGGTCAACGAGAAGGGCGAAGCGAATTACAATGTATACATTGCCGATGCGCCCCAACCGGCTGACACGGTTTCATCGGCTTCCCTCCGACTCGACAAAATCCGGATTTCCCGCTGCCGCCTTCGCTATGACGACCGCTCGACCAGGATCCGTGTAGCGGCAAATGATTTCAATTATTTGGGGAAAGGCGACCTCGATAAGGCAGTTTTCGACCTCGAAACCGAAGCCGAAATCGGATCGCTTGACTTCTCCTACGACGGCGAATCGTATATGGCCCAAAAGAACGTACGCGCCGAACTGACCACGCGCATCAACACCAACGCCCTTACATTTGCTTTGCAACGCAACGACCTGCGGATCAACGAACTCCCGATCAATTTCAAAGGCGTCGTCAACATCCTCAAAAGCGGGTACTATATTGACATTGCCGCCACGTCCAACGGCAGTGACCTTGAAGATCTTTTTACCGCACTTCCGCCGGCCTATACCGCCTGGCTTGACCAGTCGAAGGTAGAAGGTCGTATCGACCTGATGCTGGCGTTGAAAGGACGGTACGACGCGAGCACGAACCGGAGTCCGACCCTCAAGTTCCACACCCGCATCACCGACGGCTTTATACAATATAAGGAAGCGCCTCTGGCGGCCTCGGATATCCAACTCAACCTCGACGCGGCCCTGCCCTCACTCGATCCGGAAGACTTTTACCTGAAACTCTCGCCTTTCTCGTTCAAATTAGGGAACGATCAATTCCGCTCGACGGTCGAACTGAAAAAACTGGGCGAAACCTCCGTAAAGGCGCAGATGAAGGGAGGCGTCGACCTGGCCGCACTCAACCGTGCACTGGGCGTTTCGTTGGTAGATGTGAAAGGAAAACTCGACGTCAATATACAATCGAATGGTACCTACAGCGCGGCCCGTCACCTCTTTCCTACCACCACCGGACGCTTCAACTGGACCAACGGCTACCTGAAAACGGCGTATTATCCGGAGCCTGTATCCGACCTCAACCTCAACGTTACCGCTACTAACCAAAACGGGCGTTATGCCGATACGAAAATCGCCATCCGGCCGGCCTCGTTCACCTTTGCCGGTCATCCGTTCCGGGTGGAGGCGTCGTTTTCCAACCTCGACGATGTCACCTATGATCTCAGCGCGAAAGGCACGCTCGACATCGGACGGTTGTACCGCGTATTCCGGCAGAAAGGACTTGACGTTGACGGACGTATTGCCGCCGACGTGCGCCTGAAAGGCACACAAAGCGATGCTACGAAAGGTCGCTATAACCGACTCAATAACCGCGGTACACTAACGGTAGAACGGATTGACACCCGGATGGAGGGACTGCCAAAAACCCTCCGCATCGAGAAAGGCGTTTTTGCCTTTAACCGCGAAAAGATGCAGTTCAATACCTTCGTTGCGCGTTATGGCCAAAGCGATTTCACACTCAACGGCCAACTCACCAACGCCATCAATTACTTTTTTGAGGAGAAGGCTACCCTGCACGGTGCTTTCCGTATGGAATCGGACCTGCTTGACCTGAATGAGTTCCGTGCGCCCGTAACAACAGCCTCCCCTACTCCACAAGCGGGGGAAGCCACTGCCACGGTGGCCGGCGTAGCCTTAGTGCCCACCAACCTCGACGTCTCGCTGACCGCGAACGCGAAGCAGGTGCTGTTCGACACCTTCAAACTCAGCGACGTAAAAGGAACAGTTGGGGTTTCAGGTGGAAAAGTCACGCTCAACGGCGCACAACTCGGCATTGCCGGCGCTACGCTGCAGCTTGATGGTTCGTACGACGACCTCACGCCACAAAGTGCCGCGTTTGACCTTCGTTTCCGGGCGCGTGATTTCGACATCCACCGTGCGTATGACGAGATTCCGATGTTTCGCGAAATGGCCACCTCAGCCGGGAGTGCCCAGGGCATCGTGTCGGTCGATTACAACTTAAAAGGACAACTGGGCCCCGATATGTCGCCCATTTACCCCTCACTGGAAGGCGGCGGCACCGTTTCGCTGAAGAAAATCAAAGTCAAGGGCCTTCGCCTCTTTAATGGCCTCAGCCGTAAAACCATATCCGCTATCGATGACCCGGATCTTTCGAAAGTCGATATCAAAACCCGAATCCGACGCAACGTCATCACCATCGAGCGCACTAAAATGAAGATTGCCCTTTGCCGCCTGCGCATTGAAGGCAAGACCAACTTCGACGGCAAACTCGCGCTTCGCATCCGGGTGGGCCTGCCACCATTTGGACTGATTGGCGTTCCGGTAGCGGTTACCGGTACGCACACGGCCCCGAAGTTTAAGGTGTTTTCGAAGAAGACGGAGGAGATTGAGGAGGAGTCGCAGTCTCAGTCGCAGTCGCAGAAGTAG
- a CDS encoding T9SS type A sorting domain-containing protein, whose amino-acid sequence MNKLRLLLFFAPLWCFSQNVVFADPNLKAVLTSPDGSYVSAFSFNDEPMAIDANGDGEIQVSEAEAVARLGVFYGNITSLEGLQAFANLKSLDLVGLYLGGGSFDFSAFTNLELLTASYCQLGSVTLSNMNALHTAYLNTNQLTSVTLTNLPVLKNLDLSSNGLQTVEFVNLPQLYMLGLTANQLSSLSLSNMPLLMDVNVSQNQLSTLDVSGLPQLQNLSVEHNQLTSLDVSQNPALYGLYVRQNLLTELTVSGLPQLTQLAAGQNLLTSVTLDALPSLTSLDLSDNQLASVDISGVPTIQELFITSNDLTSLDLSANPSIVWLECAGNQLSTLNITNLTSLSYLGCGYNQLTQLDLPESPYLFQVNCGSNQLTTLDVSGYQYLYTLDVSNNQLATLDFGGLYNLGDIHVEGNQFVNLDFADNSYAFTITFLPNDLLQTVNLKNNGYQSPYFVFNDYVNAPALQFICVDAFEQAEFQYYIQALNPNVIVNGYCTFDLSGEYNIISGTVRFDFNNDGCSETDTAVPYAKVSISDGEVDGATFTDGNGFYSFVVPDGNYTFSIDGEAYPGFTVSAGASTASFDETTFSGTVNADICLLPTSALFDGEVTVLPYSIPYYGFESYYMINVRNKGNQLLSGNVVFNYDSAAAVATNAFPFADATGVGTLTFNIDNLLPFETRTIYVGLTYNTIDWENIWNEAEPISFESIFNVNQPEATPEDNVFSFVQPLGEDAVVENAVYCMEGEEVDPTEIGDYLHYTINFRNTGGETAPFVALKSDIDPDQFDINSIEILNTTMPAQIKVVGNMLELVFEDAQLQPGGEGSVLLRMKSKETLQPGDMVEFGTAVYLDYDTMVQTNMAQTTFTASLGNDDFTTGSFTVYPNPAKDRFRIQSSSPVRSVALYDIQGRKLRDLNYTEEGVSVEGVPAGVYFVKATTEAGTAATKLVKQ is encoded by the coding sequence ATGAACAAACTTCGCCTCTTACTGTTTTTCGCGCCGTTGTGGTGTTTTTCCCAGAATGTCGTGTTTGCTGATCCCAACCTGAAAGCGGTGCTCACCTCCCCGGACGGTAGCTATGTTTCGGCCTTTTCTTTTAATGACGAGCCCATGGCGATTGACGCCAATGGCGACGGGGAAATACAAGTGTCAGAGGCGGAAGCCGTAGCCCGACTTGGGGTTTTCTACGGCAATATAACCAGTTTAGAGGGTCTTCAGGCCTTTGCCAATCTGAAGTCACTTGATCTGGTAGGACTCTACCTCGGCGGCGGATCGTTCGATTTTTCCGCGTTCACCAATCTCGAGTTGCTGACGGCATCCTATTGCCAATTAGGCTCTGTGACCCTGTCGAACATGAACGCATTGCACACGGCCTATCTGAACACCAACCAACTGACATCCGTCACCCTGACGAATCTTCCGGTATTGAAGAATCTTGATCTTTCTTCAAATGGCCTGCAAACAGTAGAATTTGTCAATCTTCCGCAACTGTATATGTTAGGATTGACAGCCAACCAACTGTCGAGCCTTTCGCTGTCGAACATGCCGTTGCTGATGGATGTAAATGTGTCGCAGAACCAACTATCGACGCTCGACGTATCGGGCTTACCGCAGCTTCAGAACCTTTCTGTGGAGCATAACCAACTTACGTCGCTGGATGTTTCACAAAACCCTGCACTTTACGGTTTGTACGTTCGGCAGAATCTCCTGACCGAATTGACGGTTTCGGGACTCCCGCAGTTAACCCAGCTTGCGGCGGGGCAGAATCTCCTTACTTCGGTAACGTTAGATGCGCTTCCTTCGCTTACGAGTCTTGATCTATCAGACAACCAGTTGGCCTCGGTTGATATTTCGGGCGTGCCGACCATCCAGGAACTCTTCATCACTTCGAACGACCTAACAAGTCTGGATCTCTCGGCTAATCCATCGATTGTGTGGCTGGAATGTGCCGGCAACCAATTATCGACGCTCAACATCACGAATCTCACCTCGCTATCGTATTTGGGTTGCGGATACAACCAATTAACGCAGTTAGACCTGCCGGAGTCGCCTTACCTGTTTCAGGTGAATTGTGGATCGAACCAGTTGACCACGCTTGATGTTTCAGGGTACCAATACCTATATACCCTTGATGTGTCTAACAACCAACTTGCTACGCTGGATTTTGGTGGGCTATACAACCTCGGCGACATTCATGTGGAAGGCAACCAGTTTGTGAACCTCGATTTCGCCGACAATAGCTACGCCTTTACAATTACGTTTCTTCCCAACGATCTGCTGCAGACGGTTAACCTAAAGAATAACGGCTACCAGAGTCCGTACTTTGTGTTCAACGATTATGTGAATGCGCCGGCATTGCAATTTATCTGCGTGGATGCTTTCGAACAGGCGGAATTCCAATACTACATCCAGGCGCTCAATCCGAATGTCATCGTGAATGGCTATTGCACGTTCGATTTGTCGGGTGAATACAATATTATCAGCGGAACGGTTCGTTTTGACTTCAACAATGATGGCTGTTCGGAGACGGATACCGCAGTGCCCTATGCAAAAGTGAGCATTTCCGACGGGGAAGTCGACGGAGCTACATTCACCGACGGCAATGGCTTTTATTCGTTTGTCGTGCCGGACGGAAACTATACCTTCTCAATCGACGGGGAAGCCTACCCTGGATTCACCGTTTCAGCCGGTGCTTCGACCGCTTCCTTTGACGAAACTACCTTTTCGGGTACTGTCAACGCCGATATTTGCCTGCTGCCCACCTCTGCGTTGTTCGACGGTGAAGTTACGGTATTGCCTTACTCGATTCCCTACTACGGCTTTGAAAGCTACTATATGATCAACGTGCGCAACAAGGGCAACCAGTTGCTGTCGGGCAATGTGGTGTTCAACTACGATTCGGCCGCAGCCGTCGCCACGAATGCCTTCCCGTTTGCGGATGCTACCGGAGTCGGCACGCTGACCTTCAACATCGACAACCTGCTGCCGTTCGAAACACGCACGATTTACGTCGGATTGACCTATAACACCATCGATTGGGAGAATATATGGAATGAGGCCGAGCCAATTTCATTCGAATCGATCTTCAATGTCAACCAGCCCGAAGCCACTCCGGAAGACAACGTATTCTCCTTCGTGCAGCCACTGGGTGAAGACGCCGTTGTTGAGAATGCCGTATATTGTATGGAAGGAGAGGAAGTCGATCCTACCGAAATCGGCGACTACCTGCACTACACCATCAACTTCCGTAACACCGGAGGCGAAACCGCACCATTCGTGGCACTGAAGTCGGATATCGATCCGGATCAGTTCGACATCAATTCGATCGAAATCCTGAATACGACCATGCCGGCCCAAATTAAAGTGGTAGGTAATATGCTGGAACTCGTATTCGAAGATGCGCAGCTACAACCCGGAGGCGAAGGAAGCGTATTGCTGCGTATGAAGTCGAAGGAAACCCTGCAGCCAGGCGACATGGTAGAATTCGGAACGGCTGTCTACCTCGATTACGACACTATGGTGCAGACGAATATGGCCCAAACCACGTTCACCGCGTCATTGGGTAACGACGACTTCACTACCGGATCGTTTACGGTATACCCCAACCCGGCGAAAGACCGTTTCCGTATCCAGTCGTCATCACCGGTTCGCAGCGTGGCACTGTATGACATCCAGGGCCGTAAACTCCGCGATCTCAACTACACCGAAGAAGGCGTGTCGGTTGAAGGTGTTCCGGCCGGCGTCTATTTTGTAAAAGCTACCACCGAGGCCGGCACCGCCGCGACCAAGTTGGTGAAACAATAA
- a CDS encoding T9SS type A sorting domain-containing protein — protein sequence MNKLRLLLFIAPLWCFSQNVVFGDPNLKTLLTSTDSVNYIAYSETDEFITNIDANSDGEIQVSEAQAVWKLGILYANVTSLAGLEAFSNLRVLDIFGLNLTDQQVDFSVFPELQYLNAGYCQLTSADISNLPNLVFAYLPGNGLSSVNVANLPSLQSLDLTNNYLQSISLEDLPQLAYLGLSGNQLSSLTLSGLTLMNQLNVSSNQLTSIDVSGMPTLQVLYVDNNQLSSLDVSQNTELIILFARQNLLTELTLPTMPNLFQVSVAQNLLTSVNLGSQPSIKILDVTNNQLPLLDVSGAPALEDLYVDSNFLTSVDLSNNPALRMFQCANNQITSLATEGLLNLSYINCNFNQLTELVLPDSEYLYGVYCSNNQITSLDLSGQEYLSYLDVSNNQIAELDFSGLYYLSDISVNGNQFVNLDFGDNTYAYRVNFLPNDLLQTVNLKNNGYQDLFFSQNDFANAPALEFICVDAYEQSIFQYYIQQVNPNIIVNGYCSFDLSGEYNVISGTVRFDFNNDGCSETDTVVPYAKINISNGDGDGATFTDGNGFYSFVVPDGNYTFSIDADAYPGFTVSAGTSATSFDEATFSGIINNDICLQPTSTLFDGEVTVLPYSIPYYGYESYYMINVRNKGNQLLSGNVVFNYDSAAAVATNAFPFADTVGVGTLSFNVDNLLPFETRTIYVGLTYNTIESENVWEEAEPISFESIFNVNQPEATPEDNVFSFVQPLGEDAVVENAVYCMEGEEVDPTEIGDYLHYTINFRNTGGETAPFVALKSDIDPDQFDINSIEILNTTMPAQIKVVGNMLELVFEDAQLQPGGEGSVLLRMKSKETLQPGDTVEFGTAVYLDYDTMVETNMAQTTFTASLGNEDFTTGSFTVYPNPAKDRFRIQSSLPVRSVALYDIQGRKLRDLNYTEEGVSVEGVPAGVYFVKATTEAGTAATKLVKQ from the coding sequence ATGAACAAACTTCGCCTCTTACTGTTTATCGCGCCACTGTGGTGTTTTTCCCAGAATGTCGTGTTTGGTGATCCGAACCTGAAAACGTTGCTGACTTCAACTGATTCGGTAAACTACATTGCCTATTCCGAAACCGATGAGTTCATTACGAATATCGATGCCAACAGTGATGGTGAAATCCAGGTGTCGGAAGCACAGGCGGTCTGGAAATTGGGCATCCTATATGCCAACGTGACCAGCCTTGCGGGCCTCGAAGCCTTTTCCAACCTCCGTGTGCTGGACATATTCGGCCTTAATCTTACCGACCAGCAAGTTGACTTTTCGGTCTTCCCTGAGCTGCAATACCTCAATGCCGGCTACTGCCAGTTGACGTCGGCGGACATCAGCAACCTTCCGAACTTGGTGTTTGCCTACCTTCCAGGTAACGGCTTGTCTTCGGTCAACGTAGCTAATTTGCCATCCCTTCAAAGTCTGGATCTGACGAACAACTATCTTCAAAGCATTTCGTTGGAAGACCTTCCGCAACTGGCCTACCTGGGTTTGTCAGGTAACCAGCTTTCGTCGCTTACACTCTCGGGTCTTACACTCATGAACCAGTTGAACGTCTCATCGAACCAATTGACGTCGATTGATGTATCGGGTATGCCGACGCTGCAGGTGCTGTATGTCGACAATAACCAGTTATCGTCACTGGATGTGTCCCAAAACACTGAACTAATCATACTGTTCGCCCGCCAGAACCTGTTGACAGAACTGACGCTTCCTACGATGCCGAATCTCTTCCAGGTATCCGTCGCCCAAAATTTACTGACGTCGGTCAACCTGGGTTCACAGCCAAGCATTAAAATTCTGGATGTTACCAACAACCAGCTTCCCTTGTTGGATGTGTCGGGCGCCCCGGCACTCGAAGACCTGTATGTGGATTCCAACTTCCTCACTAGTGTAGATCTCTCAAATAACCCAGCGTTAAGGATGTTCCAATGCGCGAACAACCAAATAACCTCGCTTGCAACCGAAGGTCTGTTGAACCTGTCGTATATCAACTGCAACTTCAACCAATTGACCGAATTGGTGTTGCCTGATTCGGAGTATTTGTATGGGGTATACTGCAGCAACAACCAGATTACGTCATTGGATCTTTCCGGACAGGAATACCTGAGCTATCTGGATGTGTCCAATAACCAGATTGCGGAACTGGATTTCTCCGGTCTCTACTACCTTTCTGATATTTCGGTTAACGGCAACCAGTTCGTGAACCTGGATTTTGGCGACAATACCTACGCGTATCGCGTCAATTTTCTCCCTAACGACCTCCTCCAAACTGTTAACCTGAAAAATAACGGCTACCAGGATCTGTTCTTTTCACAAAATGATTTTGCGAATGCACCCGCGCTCGAGTTCATTTGCGTGGATGCGTACGAACAGTCAATATTCCAGTACTATATCCAGCAGGTGAACCCGAACATCATCGTGAATGGTTATTGCTCTTTCGACCTGTCCGGTGAGTACAACGTCATCAGCGGAACGGTTCGTTTCGACTTTAACAATGATGGTTGTTCAGAAACGGATACGGTTGTACCCTACGCCAAAATCAACATTTCCAACGGCGATGGTGACGGCGCCACGTTTACCGATGGCAATGGCTTCTATTCGTTTGTCGTGCCCGACGGAAACTACACCTTCTCAATTGATGCGGACGCTTACCCCGGATTCACGGTTTCAGCCGGTACTTCCGCCACTTCCTTTGACGAAGCGACCTTTTCAGGTATTATCAACAATGATATCTGCCTTCAGCCGACATCTACACTATTCGACGGTGAGGTTACGGTATTGCCGTACTCGATTCCTTACTACGGTTATGAAAGCTACTATATGATCAACGTGCGCAACAAAGGCAACCAGTTGCTGTCGGGCAATGTGGTGTTCAACTACGATTCGGCCGCAGCCGTGGCTACGAATGCCTTCCCGTTTGCGGATACAGTGGGCGTAGGCACCTTATCGTTCAATGTCGACAACCTGCTGCCGTTCGAAACCCGCACGATTTATGTGGGCTTGACCTATAATACCATCGAGTCGGAGAATGTGTGGGAGGAAGCTGAGCCTATTTCATTCGAATCGATCTTCAATGTCAACCAGCCCGAAGCCACTCCGGAAGACAACGTATTCTCCTTCGTGCAGCCACTGGGTGAAGACGCCGTTGTTGAGAATGCCGTATATTGTATGGAAGGAGAGGAAGTCGATCCTACCGAAATCGGCGACTACCTGCACTACACCATCAACTTCCGTAACACCGGAGGCGAAACCGCACCATTCGTGGCACTGAAGTCGGATATCGATCCGGATCAGTTCGACATCAATTCGATCGAAATCCTGAATACGACCATGCCGGCCCAAATTAAAGTGGTAGGTAATATGCTGGAACTGGTTTTCGAAGATGCGCAACTCCAGCCCGGAGGCGAAGGAAGCGTATTGCTTCGTATGAAGTCGAAAGAAACCCTGCAGCCGGGCGACACCGTTGAATTCGGAACAGCCGTCTATCTTGATTACGACACTATGGTGGAGACGAATATGGCTCAAACCACGTTCACCGCGTCACTGGGTAACGAGGATTTCACTACCGGATCGTTTACGGTATACCCCAACCCGGCGAAAGACCGTTTCCGTATCCAGTCGTCATTACCGGTTCGCAGCGTGGCACTGTATGACATCCAGGGGCGTAAACTCCGCGATCTCAACTACACCGAAGAAGGCGTGTCGGTTGAAGGTGTTCCGGCCGGCGTCTATTTTGTAAAAGCTACCACCGAGGCCGGCACCGCCGCGACCAAGTTGGTGAAACAATAA